The Microtus ochrogaster isolate Prairie Vole_2 chromosome 4, MicOch1.0, whole genome shotgun sequence nucleotide sequence gagcctgtcctggaactagctcttgtagaccaggctggtctcgaactcacagagatccgcctgcctctgcttcccaagtgctgggattaaaggcgtgcgccaccactgcccggctgctcTCAGAATAATTTATAGGCACTCAAAAGACTATTGCAATAAAAAaggctttcaaaaaaaaaggcttttaatAAAAAAGGCCCACAAACAAGTTTGTTCCTGTATAAACTGCAAAATTTTGCCACACTAACTATATATTTAGAGTTTTAGAACATCTCTTTCTGATAAGTTCATAGATTGCTGATTAacgcaaaggctttaccacagtgattcatagggtttctctccagtatgtgctCCCTCATGTAGTTGAAGACCATTATGGTGAGGAAATGccttaccacattgattacactCACATGGTTTCTCTCCAGCATGTGTTCTTGTATACATTTGAAGATTACTGTAACATTCAAAGGCTTATGATATTGACTATATTAATACGGTTGCTCTCCagtatgttttcttctgtgtattttaagATTAGCGTGTTGtgtaaaggctttaccacattgattacattcatagggtttctctccagtatggcttCTTTCATGGATTTGAAGAGCATTGTGAGAAGcgaaggctttaccacactgattacattcatagggtttctctccagtatgtgttctttcatgtgtTTGGAGATTACTGTgatatgcaaaggctttaccacactgattacattcatagggtttctctccagtatgtgttcttttatgtaNNNNNNNNNNNNNNNNNNNNNNNNNNNNNNNNNNNNNNNNNNNNNNNNNNNNNNNNNNNNNNNNNNNNNNNNNNNNNNNNNNNNNNNNNNNNNNNNNNNNNNNNNNNNNNNNNNNNNNNNNNNNNNNNNNNNNNNNNNNNNNNNNNNNNNNNNNNNNNNNNNNNNNNNNNNNNNNNNNNNNNNNNNNNNNNNNNNNNNNNNNNNNNNNNNNNNNNNNNNNNNNNNNNNNNNNNNNNNNNNNNNNNNNNNNNNNNNNNNNNNNNNNNNNNNNNNNNNNNNNNNNNNNNNNNNNNNNNNNNNNNNNNNNNNNNNNNNNNNNNNNNNNNNNNNNNNNNNNNNNNNNNNNNNNNNNNNNNNNNNNNNNNNNNNNNNNNNNNNNNNNNNNNNNNNNNNNNNNNNNtagggtttctctccagtatgtgttcttttatgtgctTGAAGATTACTATgatatgcaaaggctttaccacattgatcaCATCCATAGGGTTTCTCCcctgtatgtgttcttttatgtatctGAAGTTTTGTATGAAgcgcaaaggctttaccacactgatcacatctatagggtttctctccactaTGTGtttttttatgcatttgaagattCCTAGgatgtgcaaaggctttaccacactgatcacatctatagggtttctctccactatgtgtttttttatgtatttgaagatTCCTAGgatgtgcaaaggctttaccacactgatcaCATCCATAGGGCTTCTCTTCAGTCTGTGTTCTTTCATGCCTTCGAAGATGACTGTGAGGAGTAAAGGCTCCACCCCATGGATTatattcatagggtttctcttcAGTCTGTGCTCTTTCATTCATTTGAAGATTTCTCTCACGTTCACAGGCTCCACCACATAGACTAACTTCATACAGTTTCTCTCCAATATGTGTGCTTTCATGCCTTTGAAGATGTCTGTCATAAGCAAAGACTTTAACATACTGACTACATACagaaggtttctctccagtgtgattTCGTTCAGGCCTGCAAGAATAATTGACACATGTAAAAGATTTACCATGTTCAAACCACAGTTGATTCTTAATATCTATATGAATACATTTTACTATTTAGTCCAACTATGAAGAGGAATTAGATCTCAAGGTTTTTATTACTGGGTTTACACTCACGTTGTTCCCCTTCATTTCAGGTTATTTTCACCTTTGAAGATACCTGTGATGCTAAGATACTTTATTAAAGAGTTCTCATTTACAGAATCTTTCTTGTGTATGAGATTTTTTACGTAtttgcagaaaaatagaaaacttcaGATATAGACATGTGGTATAGAGTAAGGTTTCTCCATAACAACTGCCCCCAGACCCTTGACTCTAGATGCCTATCTCACTAAACTTAGCACAGTCACAGCAAGACAATTAGGAACACTAGTTTACTATGGTCTGTTAGCTTATTAGAAGGTTCTAGAGCTGCACTTATCACCTCTTCAACATGTATACATTTTCTAATATAAGTGATATAAGACTAAATAGATTGGCAGTTCTACAGCATAGCTCTCATTTAGCTATGATTCAAATGCTGGTATCGTTAAGGCcttctttccttgtttattaAAAGAACGGCTTACAGATGTAATTCACCTGCTTGAAATTGAGGTATATGATTTAATGGGAATTTAACAATCATCAATGCTCATGAAGCTGGGCTTATTTACACTGTTGCTTTTGCATAAAAATTCCAGGACACATTACAATTTCTCCAGAGACACATTGTATCAGTTTGCACATGGTAATTACCTTTCTTGTCttctagaattttgaaaatgttcttcaATATTATGGTCTTCCCAACTGTATCCTACAATATAGTAGAAAATATAAGGTTTATTACTGAAAGTgttcaaaatttaaattactaTCTTAAGTACACCTTACAACCATGTCTGATTTATtcacctcatttttctttctcaatcaaattacagaagaacttcaaaaaCCAAGGAACAGGTGTCCCcttatttaaaaacatgatgGGAAATTCAGGTTTACCTATGATACTGAGGCTGTGGTAGATgtccagcatcacatctttgtagagattcCTCTGGGAAGGATCCAGCAATGTCCACTCTTCCCAAGTGAAGTCAACATGcacatcatcataggtcactgcaTTCTGAAATGACCCATACATTTTTATGATCAAAAGCATGATAGTGATAACATTGTAAATGTATACTTCTTTGACAATATAGTCATATAATTCTGATACTCCCTACACTTATTTCATTATATAGACATTACAATATAATCACCAAGTCACGCTGGAAGGAAAATGAACAGGAGCTTAACCTCTCTCATTTCTGTACCCTGTAAATAGGATATCACCTTGCAACAGAAAGGCCTATTAAAAACATAgagatagccgggcggtggtggcgcaggcctttaatcccagcactcgggaggcagaggcaggcggatctctgtgagttcgagaccagcctggtctacagagctagttccaggacaggaacaaaaaaaccacagagaaaccctgtctcgaaaaaccaaaaaaaaataaaaaaataaaaaaagatactgGGTTATTGATGGCTTAGAACTTGAGGGAGTGGACAACCAATGAATGGTCTAACTTTAAGGCCATTCCATGCACGACAGCGCATGCCAAACCCAGTTGCTTGGATGCTCCAAAAACCTGAAACTCAATAGCCCAGAGATCTAGGATACAATGAAacaagactagaaaaaaaaaaaaaaagcagtgaaattctgctatactcatagaatGGTACCTAGCCCAATTTTGTTGAGACAAGCTTAATCCAGAAAATGATGGGAACAGATAGAGAGACCCAGAGCCAAACATTAGGAGGAGTTCAGGAACCCCTGCAGATAAGGGGAGGAAGAACTACAGCAGCCAGAGGGACTGAGGACACCAGGGGAACACAGCATGGATCCTCTAAGAGTCTGGGCTACTTCCTTTGCATACATGTTATGATTACATACCTTGGTGGTTTCGTAGGCCTGCTAAACGTGAGAGTGTGTAAAGGGGGAGGCGTCTTTGACTCATTTATTTGCTCTTGGGACCCTTGTCTTTAAACTGGGCTGCcttatccagccttgatatgatgATTTGAGTCTTATTATACTTTGTTATACCATGTATATGATCTGGTTTTATGTGTCTACTTGACACCAAGCTAGAGGCatcagaaaggagggagcctcaactaaTGAAATGTGTCCATGAGATCCATCAGTGAGGCATattatcaattattaatcaatgGAGGATGGTCCAACTCATTGAGAGGTGCTATCCCTGTGCTGGTagccctgggttcaataagaagggaagctgagcaagtcatttggagcaagccagtaagctgcagtCCCCCATGGCATTTGCACCACCCCCTATCTTCAGGATTCTGCCCTATTTGAATTTCGTTATGGTGTCCTTTAATAGTGAATATCAATCTGAAAGTGCAATCTaaaaagccctttcctccccatcttgttttttggttgtggtgtccatcacaacaatagaatccctaactaagacaccatatTTAGTGGATATCTATGAAAgacctcctcttttctttttttctttttttggtttttcaagacagggtttctctgtgactttggagcctgtcctggaactagctctgtagaccaggctggtctcgaactcacagagatccgcNNNNNNNNNNNNNNNNNNNNNNNNNNNNNNNNNNNNNNNNNNNNNNNNNNNNNNNNNNNNNNNNNNNNNNNNNNNNNNNNNNNNNNNNNNNNNNNNNNNNNNNNNNNNNNNNNNNNNNNNNNNNNNNNNNNNNNNNNNNNNNNNNNNNNNNNNNNNNNNNNNNNNNNNNNNNNNNNNNNNNNNNNNNNNNNNNNNNNNNNNNNNNNNNNNNNNNNNNNNNNNNNNNNNNNNNNNNNNNNNNNNNNNNNNNNNNNNNNNNNNNNNNNNNNNNNNNNNNNNNNNNNNNNNNNNNNNNNNNNNNNNNNNNNNNNNNNNNNNNNNNNNNNNNNNNNNNNNNNNNNNNNNNNNNNNNNNNNNNNNNNNNNNNNNNNNNNNNNNNNNNNNNNNNNNNNNNNNNNNNNNNNNNNNNNNNNNNNNNNNNNNNNNNNNNNNNNNNNNNNNNNNNNNNNNNNNNNNNNNNNNNNNNNNNNNNNNNNNNNNNNNNNNNNNNNNNNNNNNNNNNNNNNNNNNNNNNNNNNNNNNNNNNNNNNNNNNNNNNNNNNNNNNNNNNNNNNNNNNNNNNNNNNNNNNNNNNNNNNNNNNNNNNNNNNNNNNNNNNNNNNNNNNNNNNNNNNNNNNNNNNNNNNNNNNNNNNNNNNNNNNNNNNNNNNNNNNNNNNNNNNNNNNNNNNNNNNNNNNNNNNNNNNNNNNNNNNNNNNNNNNNNNNNNNNNNNNNNNNNNNNNNNNNNNNNNNNNNNNNNNNNNNNNNNNNNNNNNNNNNNNNNNNNNNNNNNNNNNNNNNNNNNNNNNNNNNNNNNNNNNNNNNNNNNNNNNNNNNNNNNNNNNNNNNNNNNNNNNNNNNNNNNggtctcgaactcacagagatccgcctgcctctgcctcccgagtgctgggattaaaggcatgcgccaccaccgcccggcctctcaggattctttctgcatgtatgcctgcaggccagaagagggaaccagatttcattacagatggttgtgagccaccatgcggttgctgggaattgaactcaggacctttggaaaagcaggcagtgctcttaaccactgagccatctctccagcccaaaaaacTCAATTTTTATACAAGTCCTTATCATTTGTAACTCACCAATAAAAAATCAGAGAGATTGGAGGACTCTCATACACTGGTCTGTAATCCTTCTCATTGACCaatcaaaggccagcctggaatgagTGGCAGTCTTCTTAGGACTGAGCAGCAGTGGAAGGAGTAGGTGTTCCAAGCAATTCTCGACTTCATAGCACCAGGCCAAGCCTGGGCAACAGGAGATATTGCTCTAAACAGAACTaaacaaagccaggcaggcaGTGATGGCAAGCACCTGcaatccaagcacttgagagcagaagtaggcagatctctgtgagttcaaggtcggcctagtctacaagaggagttccaggagagctaggactgttatacacacccccccccacacactgtgtcagaggaaaaagaaaaaaaaaaacagcaatgaacAAATCAATAGCATTTgagcaagagaaatgaaattattaaagatCAAGAAATACtggagaacagaaagagagataaGACCACTAAAGGACATACAGAACGTGTTAAAAATGATACCAatttaagtgacttttaaaataaaaagtgtattttaaagatttaaaaaattagttataTTGACTTTGAAAAGGAGTAGGTCCTCCCCTAGGAGAGGAAAGGCCATTAATAAGGGACTGATTGATCTTGACTATATAAACATGTTGGCTGCTGACTACTCTAACCCGACACAGTTACAGCCAATGGCCTTGTTCCTCATTCCCCTGGGCTGACTCACGTGTGTGAAGGAAAATATCTGCACAGGAAAGTTCCCCCATGGCAAGTTCAGGATTCTTTGCCTCAAGGTAACCCTGCTGtcttcctgcactcaggaggcccCTCCCGTTCCTCCTGGGCACAATGGGAGCAGCTTGCACAGCCCTTTCTTTCCTCAAGTGTTTGAGTGGAGTGATTCCCTGTCCCATGAGTGGAAGGGTACCCACAATATTAACAATTTCAAGTAGAGATTTAAGGACACAGAAGATATCTCTTCTGCAGCTTCATGCTGAGCTAAGGAGAACTGAAGGAACTTTCTACCTGTGAGCCACAGTTTCTTCAGAGGACAGGAGAGAAGTGCAGGGGAGAGATAAAAAAACATAATGACAGACCCCCCTTTCACCAGAAGGTTGGATGATGGCTTCATTGCTTTCGAAGTTCAGGGAGAACTCATGACAAATtagtaataatgataaaaatgataaaaaaaaaagtagtcttgCAGAAAATTGAAGTTAGAGAATCATGGAACTAGGAGGAATGTCTTTATGAGCACATTCAATATTCATTCCCAAGGCAACTTTCTCAAATTGTACACCCACCAAtctgaaatgtatttattcatgtgACTTGCGTTAACACTTGctgggaaattaaaaattaactcctCCTAAGTGTTCAAGGCCTTTTTCATACCGGACCCCAGCAGCTGACTGCATGCCCTGTTTCCCCCTGCAGTGTACACAAACTATTCCTCCTATTCTGGTCCGAAGGCTCCATGTGGAAATCCTTCTCCTGTTACTGCAATGGACAGTCGACCCCGactcatgactcaaatggataattttaaaattctgagatGGTGCAATcatttaatttaagaattttggagccggacggtggtggcgcacgcctttaatcccagcactcaggaggcagaggcaggcggatctctgtgagttcaagaNNNNNNNNNNNNNNNNNNNNNNNNNNNNNNNNNNNNNNNNNNNNNNNNNNNNNNNNNNNNNNNNNNNNNNNNNNNNNNNNNNNNNNNNNNNNNNNNNNNNNNNNNNNNNNNNNNNNNNNNNNNNNNNNNNNNNNNNNNNNNNNNNNNNNNNNNNNNNNNNNNNNNNNNNNNNNNNNNNNNNNNNNNNNNNNNNNNNNNNNNNNNNNNNNNNNNNNNNNNNNNNNNNNNNNNNNNNNNNNNNNNNNNNNNNNNNNNNNNNNNNNNNNNNNNNNNNNNNNNNNNNNNNNNNNNNNNNNNNNNNNNNNNNNNNNNNNNNNNNNNNNNNNNNNNNNNNNNNNNNNNNNNNNNNNNNNNNNNNNNNNNNNNNNNNNNNNNNNNNNNNNNNNNNNNNNNNNNNNNNNNNNNNNNNNNNNNNNNNNNNNNNNNNNNNNNNNNNNNNNNNNNNNNNNNNNNNNNNNNNNNNNNNNNNNNNNNNNNNNNNNNNNNNNNNNNNNNNNNNNNNNNNNNNNNNNNNNNNNNNNNNNNNNNNNNNNNNNNNNNNNNNNNNNNNNNNNNNNNNNNNNNNNNNNNNNNNNNNNNNNNNNNNNNNNNNNNNNNNNNNNNNNNNNNNNNNNNNNNNNNNNNNNNNNNNNNNNNNNNNNNNNNNNNNNNNNNNNNNNNNNNNNNNNNNNNNNNNNNNNNNNNNNNNNNNNNNNNNNNNNNNNNNNNNNNNNNNNNNNNNNNNNNNNNNNNNNNNNNNNNNNNNNNNNNNaaaaagaaaagaaaaaaaaattccctagaATGCTCATCTCTAGCAGGCCTGGTTAGCATAAACTTATCTTTGGGGTGTTTTAGATGCAGCCTTCCTCAGTTATTTCCTGCTTTATGAGGCTTACTAGCTCTAATCATGGGTAAATTCTTTATGTCAGGAATCTACTCTTCTTCATCACAGCTAACTGTGCAGTGCTACCCAACACAGGAGATGCCTTTTACAACCTCCACAAAATTAACTGTAAATGAACCTTACATGTACAGGTCAAATGCAAAGTACTGAATATCTAAAAGATACTGGGGAAACCAGGCCTCTCCAAGTTATTCAACCCGCTTTCCCTGGCTGCACCAAAAGCGCCTTGTTGTTGACTCCAAACACGGTTCCACACACAGCTCCCTGCACCCATCGCTCTGCACGGCTGCAGCCCACAGAGCAAAGTTATACACAAGACTGTGCATGGGTCCAGGGAGCAGCAGGGACCGCATGGGAGCTCACAGGACACGGAATACGACTGCAGATTCCTTCCCACCCGGCCCTCAGGACCCGCCACGCAGAATCCTGGATCTCCGCATCTGATCTTTCCGATCTGGGAAAGCAGCCCCTCGCTCACCATGTCCTGGCTTCCCGGCTCGCCCGCGGTCCTCTCACAGCTCCCTGCAGCTGCACTCGCAGCACAAAAGGCGAAAGAAAACACTGGCCCGATCTTCTCTGCAGCCCAAAAGGAGCAGTGGCGGCCAGGGAAGAGCCCTGCAAGACTTCTGACTGGCAGTTCGGCCTAGAGGCACTGATTGGTTGGTGATGCCTGAGTGACAAGAGTCCCGCCCTTAGGATTAAAGACGCAGCGCAAGTCGATTCCTTGGCCAACCTTCCACCCCGACCAAGACTTTTCCAGACAGGCAGAGATTTGCATTTCAATAACTGTTGCCCTTGGCTCCAACAGCTAATCCCGCCGTTTCCCGGCACTCCACAGGCCcgccctcttcttcctccagcacGCGGTGTGAACAGCTTTCACAACCACAGGTGGAAGGGTGCACAGAATATTAGCAATTTTAAAGAGATGTTAGAACACAAAAGTAGATGTTTGTTCTGTGGCTTCACTATGAGGTCAGGTGAACtgaaggttttttggtttttttttttctttttcaagacagggtttctctgtggcctggaactagctctgtagaccaggctggtctcgaactcgtagagatccacgtgcctctgcctcccgaatgctgggattaaaggcgtgcgccagggctggagggatggctcagtggttaagagcattgcctgctcttccaaagatcctgagttcaattcccagcaaccacatcgtggctcacaaccatctgtaatgaggtctggtgccctcttctggctttcaggcatacttgcagaaagaatattgtatacataataaataaatagataaataaataaataaataaataaataaataaataaataaataaataaaatttaaaaaataaaaaaaaaataatggcgtGTGTCACCATCGCCCGCTCTGAAGATTCTTTTTACCTGACACAGGGGCACTTCAGGGATCAAGGAGAGACACACAAAAATCAGATAAGAAAACAAAGTGACTGACTCCCAGACTGACTGT carries:
- the Znf709 gene encoding zinc finger protein 709, which translates into the protein MNAVTYDDVHVDFTWEEWTLLDPSQRNLYKDVMLDIYHSLSIIGYSWEDHNIEEHFQNSRRQERPERNHTGEKPSVCSQYVKVFAYDRHLQRHESTHIGEKLYEVSLCGGACERERNLQMNERAQTEEKPYEYNPWGGAFTPHSHLRRHERTQTEEKPYGCDQCGKAFAHPRNLQIHKKTHSGEKPYRCDQCGKAFAHPRNLQMHKKTHSGEKPYRCDQCGKAFALHTKLQIHKRTHTGEKPYGCDQCGKAFAYHSNLQAHKRTHTGEKPYECNQCGKAFAYHSNLQTHERTHTGEKPYECNQCGKAFASHNALQIHERSHTGEKPYECNQCGKAFTQHANLKIHRRKHTGEKPYGCDQCGKAFAHHSNLQIHKRIHTGEKPYGCDQCSKAFAHPRNLQVHKRTHTGEKPYECNQCGKAFACHSSLQVHKRTHTGEKPYECNQCTKAFAQQSHLKCHKRTHTGERPYECNQCGKAFTCHSSLQIHKRIHTGEKPYECNQCEKAFADFKSFQIHKRSHTGEKPYECNQCGKAFTQHTNLQTHRRKHTGEKPYECTQCGKAFACHSSLQIHKRTHTGEKPYECNQCAKTFAQIGHLQTHKRTHTGEKPYECNQCGKAFTSHNALQMHKRTHTGEKPYECNQCGKGFACHIHLQRHKRTHTGEKPYECNQCGKAFTQHGNLQTHRRRHTGEKPY